From the genome of Candidozyma auris chromosome 2, complete sequence, one region includes:
- a CDS encoding Mn(2+) transporter ATX2, which yields MPDLLALFLLAVLMAATSFAAGFLPWKFGLPLHQLDTVIASSMGILVGTVLVLVIPEGAETLFEGRAEDHHFLSTSTIAGVSLLTGFMIMFMVDQYTVVKDSTPSSYSDESSWRALFESTLHSTLTIGLMLHSCIDGIALGSSFFHQKNSFHMFLFFMIIIHKLPTAFSLAVVLHTEGFSVTAVNFHLFLFALSTPVSSLITYGVISILKLDNPLVLGILLLFSAGTFLYSVIHVMMEVLERKSQKTSYEPESKPPVHAFSNTEMALTVAGMLLPVIFSLAGAH from the coding sequence ATGCCTGACTTGCTTGCCCTTTTCCTATTGGCCGTGCTCATGGCAGCAACGTCTTTTGCTGCTGGCTTCTTGCCCTGGAAATTCGGCCTTCCGCTTCATCAGCTAGACACCGTGATCGCTTCTAGTATGGGCATTCTTGTGGGCACtgtgttggtgttggtgatcCCCGAGGGGGCAGAGACACTTTTTGAAGGGCGTGCCGAGGACCATCACTTCTTGTCGACGTCGACAATTGCGGGCGTTTCGCTTCTCACTGGGTTCATGATCATGTTCATGGTTGACCAATATACGGTGGTGAAAGACTCTACACCTTCTTCATATTCCGATGAAAGTTCATGGAGAGCACTCTTTGAGAGCACGCTTCACTCAACCTTGACAATTGGGTTGATGCTCCACTCGTGCATTGACGGCATTGCCCTCGGACTGTCGTTTTTCCACCAGAAGAACTCGTTCCACatgtttttgttttttatGATTATCATCCATAAACTCCCCACTGCTTTCAGTTTGGCGGTGGTGCTTCATACAGAAGGTTTTTCAGTGACAGCGGTGAACTttcatctcttcttgttcgCTCTTTCTACTCCAGTCTCCTCCCTCATCACCTACGGCGTCATTTCGATCTTAAAACTAGACAACCCCTTGGTATTGGGGATCTTGCTTCTATTTAGTGCGGGCACGTTCCTATATTCTGTAATTCACGTCATGATGGAAGTCTTGGAGAGGAAGCTGCAAAAGACAAGTTACGAGCCCGAACTGAAACCTCCGGTGCATGCCTTTTCAAATACAGAAATGGCCTTGACAGTCGCCGGTATGCTTCTTCCTGTCATTTTCTCACTAGCGGGAGCCCATTGA
- a CDS encoding lipase 5 — protein MTEPSSSSAHAEIIQSILAQNPHLRPRDAEDVYESMASYRNRVLSALRLLPVVGKVVPAVNHKKELIEKLKSQQKTAVTYKQWYAISAELDELLGNNMWKLDPQSPFYDHDNVYKNMQELKNARMAKDHKLLLYLIRTKLTRNVGNMGDARLYRQSHVGTKKLIEEFIDECQQSLDYLVSDPEINLDDRYLWGCSYKHVRISAERRFCSSVGQPSAFHMWGC, from the coding sequence ATGACCGAGCCTTCGTCGTCTTCGGCTCACGCCGAGATCATCCAGTCTATCTTGGCCCAAAATCCACACCTCAGACCAAGAGATGCTGAGGATGTCTACGAATCCATGGCCTCGTACCGCAACAGAGTGCTCTCAGCTTTACGCCTTTTACCCGTTGTGGGCAAGGTAGTGCCTGCGGTAAACCACAAGAAGGAGCTtattgagaagttgaagctgcAGCAAAAAACGGCCGTCACGTATAAGCAGTGGTATGCGATTTCGGCAGAGTTGGATGAGCTCTTGGGCAATAACATGTGGAAGCTAGACCCTCAGCTGCCGTTCTATGATCACGACAACGTTTACAAAAATATGCAAGAGTTGAAAAATGCACGGATGGCTAAGGATCATAAACTCTTGCTCTATTTGATACGGACGAAATTGACAAGGAATGTTGGAAACATGGGTGATGCCAGGTTGTATAGGCAGTCGCATGTGGGAACTaagaagctcattgagGAGTTCATCGATGAGTGCCAGCAGTCGCTCGATTACTTGGTGAGCGATCCCGAGATCAACTTGGACGACCGCTATCTTTGGGGATGCTCATACAAACACGTAAGAATATCGGCCGAACGGCGCTTTTGCTCTCTGGTGGGTCAACCTTCGGCGTTTCACATGTGGGGGTGTTGA
- a CDS encoding tRNase Z, with protein sequence MFTFTTVCHKTSDTHHPLVMLQTREGSKYLFGKVPEGAQRTLNENGMRLGKLRSVFMTGNLQYWSEIGGLPGLFLTTSDATSRGLDVFTNSSKVLSYIVATWRYFVFRKGIELNILEPPKGHLIGDSSVMILPVKIPSSIQSQPVNEDISAKFQSQLRKITSLMFPRDTSQVNSDDPDSYKSDPSETEVQTHVSLPDPTDNLGVVDQPSLSYIVRLLPVRGKFNPKRAVELGVKPGIAFRQLTQGERIQTQEGRWVEPAEVLEPPKEFLKTVFLDIPNQHYLHNTITSDAWFAKSEENGNEDVGLVYHFLGDDIDFRSQQYADFISKFPSHCKHVISHADYSDNSLVFTTSTIHHLKLKTYLNDNFCLPHIAYKESPEENLHKLKSLQSFTVSPSEIANDESNVINETWSTLYEKHVASLNDDPVSLNSLLKKAIIPLSPLQEASCLKDHVQVFTLGTGSALPAIHRNVLSNLVRVPYIDDTTGEIRFNSIILDGGENTLGTMLRIFGHNDGEQYRQIFKELKLIYLSHLHADHHLGLVSLINAWFAVNKETDTKLYLVLPWQFDHFLNEWFKFEGNFTQIDRSRLVYLSNEVFNARREAEFQQQDIESFEHMYDCGQLSTRIPRKNLGSLPHAEIQELYKALNLVNIETVRAIHCYWAYSVTMTFSVSSDETFRLSFSGDTRPNPAFYRSGMDTDLLIHEASLDDDLIEEALAKKHTTSTEAMRMAQLMRCPKVLLTHFSTRNSERHAFVQSEEQYEKQCQSLNEYLGSAVENIIAHDVDPDFGFNDMEICYAYDTMAVRYRDMGCQKAHYEDILALSPKDQPEERQLKEQMKMYDKRQQKREKRLSYKKMKMQNRDSS encoded by the coding sequence ATGTTCACCTTTACCACAGTGTGCCACAAAACCAGTGATACGCATCATCCTCTTGTGATGCTCCAGACGAGAGAGGGCTCCAAGTACCTTTTTGGGAAAGTCCCTGAAGGAGCGCAAAGAACGCTTAATGAAAACGGCATGAGGCTAGGGAAGCTCAGATCAGTCTTTATGACAGGCAACTTGCAGTACTGGTCGGAAATCGGCGGCCTTCCGGGGTTGTTCTTAACCACTAGTGATGCTACGAGTCGTGGCCTAGATGTATTCACCAATAGCAGCAAAGTGCTCTCTTACATTGTGGCAACATGGAGATACTTCGTGTTTCGAAAGGGCATTGAGCTCAACATCTTGGAGCCTCCAAAAGGGCACTTGATAGGCGATTCCTCGGTTATGATACTCCCTGTAAAGATACCCAGTAGCATACAGAGTCAGCCTGTGAATGAAGATATTCTGGCAAAGTTTCAAAGCCAGCTACGCAAGATTACGTCCCTCATGTTTCCTAGAGACACATCTCAAGTAAACAGCGATGATCCTGATTCTTACAAATCAGATCCTTCGGAAACCGAGGTCCAAACTCACGTTTCTCTTCCCGACCCTACAGACAATTTGGGTGTGGTGGACCAGCCGTCGCTTTCGTACATTGTGAGACTTCTACCTGTGAGGGGTAAGTTTAATCCAAAGAGAGCCGTAGAGCTTGGTGTTAAGCCTGGAATAGCATTTCGTCAACTCACTCAGGGTGAACGAATTCAAACTCAAGAGGGGAGGTGGGTTGAGCCCGCAGAGGTGCTAGAGCCTCCAAAAGAATTTCTTAAAACCGTGTTTTTAGATATTCCTAATCAGCACTATCTTCATAATACTATCACAAGTGATGCGTGGTTTGCTAAGTCTGAAGAGAATGGTAACGAGGACGTGGGTCTAGTGTACCATTTTTTAGGTGACGATATTGACTTCCGCCTGCAGCAGTACGCGGACTTTATTTCGAAATTCCCTTCACACTGCAAGCATGTTATAAGTCATGCAGATTACTCGGACAACTCTCTAGTGTTCACCACATCCACTATCCATCATTTAAAACTTAAAACGTACCTCAACGACAATTTTTGTCTTCCGCATATTGCTTATAAAGAGCTGCCTGAGGAGAACTTGCATAAGCTCAAACTGCTTCAATCATTCACGGTATCTCCATCAGAAATTGCAAATGACGAGTCCAATGTCATCAATGAGACCTGGTCTACATTATATGAAAAGCACGTTGCTTCATTAAATGATGATCCTGTCTCTTTGAACTCTTTGTTAAAGAAAGCTATTATACCCCTATCTCCTTTGCAAGAAGCCTCGTGTTTGAAAGACCACGTCCAGGTTTTCACCCTAGGAACAGGTTCGGCACTTCCAGCCATTCACAGAAATGTACTTTCGAACTTAGTGAGAGTTCCCTACATCGATGATACTACTGGTGAGATTCGCTTCAATTCGATCATCCTCGATGGTGGAGAGAATACGTTGGGTACTATGCTTAGAATTTTTGGTCACAATGATGGAGAGCAATATAGGCAGATCttcaaggagctcaaacTCATTTATTTGAGTCATTTACATGCTGACCACCACCTTGGCCTTGTCTCTTTGATTAATGCTTGGTTTGCCGTCAACAAAGAGACCGACACCAAGTTATACCTAGTCTTGCCTTGGCAATTCGACCATTTCCTCAATGAGTGGTTCAAATTTGAAGGCAACTTCACGCAAATTGACAGAAGCCGACTTGTTTATCTCAGTAATGAGGTCTTCAATGCTCGCAGAGAGGCGGAGttccaacaacaagataTCGAGTCGTTTGAGCACATGTACGACTGTGGACAATTGAGTACCCGTATACCGAGAAAGAACTTGGGATCTCTTCCCCATGCGGAGATCCAGGAGCTTTACAAGGCCCTCAATTTGGTGAATATTGAAACCGTTCGTGCAATTCATTGCTACTGGGCTTATTCTGTGACCATGACTTTCTCAGTGTCATCAGACGAAACCTTCAGATTGTCGTTTTCAGGCGATACCCGACCAAATCCAGCATTTTACAGAAGCGGTATGGACACAGATCTTTTAATCCATGAGGCATCGCTTGACGACGATTTAATTGAAGAGGCACTCGCCAAGAAGCACACCACTTCCACTGAAGCCATGAGAATGGCACAACTCATGAGATGCCCTAAGGTGCTCTTAACTCACTTCAGTACAAGAAATTCGGAAAGACACGCGTTCGTACAAAGCGAAGAGCAGTACGAGAAGCAATGTCAGTCTCTCAATGAGTATTTGGGCAGTGCTGTTGAGAACATCATAGCGCACGATGTTGATCCAGACTTCGGCTTTAACGATATGGAAATTTGCTACGCTTACGACACAATGGCGGTACGCTACAGAGATATGGGTTGTCAGAAAGCGCACTACGAGGATATTTTGGCCCTTTCACCCAAGGATCAGCCTGAAGAAAGGCAGCTCAAAGagcagatgaagatgtaCGACAAGAGACAAcagaagagagagaagaggCTTCtgtacaagaagatgaagatgcaaaaTAGAGATTCATCATAG
- the EST3 gene encoding telomerase subunit codes for MHPVPLLPPWLLESINDVVQKQSIYSNPLVKKLFVHYKGQGKVNVRATPLLRVLGFCKPTNDGGLTGILHDQDHKILVTFDRSCIEDFEVKHLRRLTNKTVESIFLVERANLRFITILELRDKFGQLPGLKIEPGLGILILEIFKVQWFTKQQISVAAKEDAMLPYIYNDEEYIAMCKENPDLGDLTKSIRHLEGGIMSEDEV; via the coding sequence ATGCACCCAGTTCCATTACTTCCTCCATGGCTTCTAGAGTCTATAAATGACGTGGTGCAAAAGCAGTCGATATACAGCAATCCGCTAGTAAAGAAATTATTTGTCCACTACAAGGGACAAGGCAAGGTGAACGTGAGAGCCACTCCCTTATTAAGAGTACTAGGGTTCTGCAAACCAACCAACGATGGCGGGCTTACCGGGATTCTACACGACCAAGACCACAAGATTCTAGTTACATTTGATAGAAGCTGTATTGAAGATTTCGAAGTGAAACACTTGAGAAGACTCACAAACAAAACGGTGGAGTCCATCTTCCTCGTTGAAAGAGCGAACCTCAGATTCATCACGATCTTGGAATTGCGGGATAAATTTGGTCAATTGCCCGGTTTGAAGATCGAGCCAGGCCTCGGGATCTTGATTTTAGAGATTTTCAAAGTGCAATGGTTCACAAAGCAGCAGATCAGCGTGGCTGCAAAGGAAGATGCTATGTTGCCGTATATCTATAATGATGAGGAGTATATCGCGATGTGTAAGGAGAATCCAGACTTGGGAGACTTGACGAAGCTGATACGGCACTTAGAGGGAGGAATCATGTCAGAGGACGAAGTTTAA
- a CDS encoding mitochondrial 54S ribosomal protein uL2m yields the protein MSRHFLRLQSTAAASKASAGIFSEEARTDLEKRDETYNRQRALLSAQIKIKSYAAGPERPGSTNFRKPIHEHLYKGKPVKALTVPLKKTAGRNQTGHITVRGRGGGHKRRVRLVDFHRVAPGRQKVLRIEYDPNRSGHIALLQNEDSGDLSYILAPSGVRAGDYVESLRSGLPADFLEEMKRTNNGEIDDALLNARIMQRGNCMPLSMMPVGAVIHNIALHPHRGGQLVRAAGTFARLLTKEVDKNRAIVKLSSGEQRYVRLNCCATLGTVSNKAHALINWGKAGRSRHRGFRPKVRGVAMNANDHPHGGGRGKSKSNKLSQSPWGLKKFVRTRKHKNVNRFKVVDRPRRTDTV from the coding sequence ATGTCCCGCCATTTCCTAAGACTCCAGAGTACTGCTGCTGCGTCCAAGGCGTCAGCAGGCATTTTCTCCGAGGAGGCCAGAACAGATCTCGAAAAGAGAGACGAAACATACAATAGACAAAGAGCCCTCTTGTCAGCGcaaatcaagatcaagtctTATGCTGCGGGACCTGAGAGACCGGGGTCGACAAATTTTAGAAAACCCATCCACGAGCATCTTTATAAGGGCAAGCCAGTCAAGGCGTTGACGGTCCCACTCAAAAAGACCGCAGGAAGAAACCAAACAGGTCACATCACCGTGAGAGGGCGTGGTGGGGGTCACAAGCGTCGTGTGAGACTTGTGGACTTCCACCGAGTCGCTCCTGGAAGACAAAAAGTGCTTCGTATTGAGTACGACCCCAACAGAAGTGGGCATATTGCGTTGCTTCAGAACGAGGACAGTGGAGACCTCTCATACATTTTGGCTCCTTCAGGAGTGAGAGCTGGAGACTATGTGGAGTCGCTCCGCTCTGGGTTGCCCGCagactttcttgaagagatgaagagaacgaATAACGGAGAAATTGACGATGCGCTCTTGAACGCTCGTATTATGCAAAGAGGCAATTGTATGCCCTTGAGCATGATGCCCGTGGGCGCCGTCATCCACAATATTGCCTTGCATCCTCATAGAGGCGGCCAGTTGGTGAGAGCAGCGGGGACCTTTGCCCGTTTGCTTACCAAAGAGGTGGACAAGAACAGAGCCATTGTGAAACTCAGTTCTGGTGAGCAGCGCTACGTTCGTTTGAACTGTTGCGCCACATTGGGAACTGTTTCCAACAAAGCACATGCGTTGATAAACTGGGGTAAGGCCGGTAGAAGCAGGCACAGAGGGTTCAGGCCCAAGGTCAGAGGTGTGGCGATGAACGCCAATGACCATCCCCACGGTGGTGGTCGTGGTAAGTCCAAGTCGAACAAGTTGTCGCAGTCGCCATGGggattgaagaagttcgtgagaacaagaaagcACAAGAATGTCAACAGGTTCAAGGTCGTCGACAGGCCGAGAAGAACCGACACCGTCTAA
- the ATP5 gene encoding F1F0 ATP synthase subunit 5, with the protein MLASRVFARTMAAAAKSAKPPVQLFGVDGTYANALYSASVEQSSVDTSYQGLTKVADLIKQDQKVADFLTNPALGSEDRKTVIDTISKSLSLDKTVHNFLGVLSENNRLAQFDSIYKNFGTLYEAYQGVVEARITSAKPLDNKTLKRLQAAIQKSSFVGEGKTLKINSLVSPEILGGLVVEVGDKTLDLSISSKVAKLNQTLGEAL; encoded by the coding sequence ATGTTGGCCTCCCGTGTTTTCGCCCGTACTATGGCCGCCGCCGCCAAGTCTGCCAAACCTCCTGTGCAATTGTTCGGCGTCGACGGAACCTACGCCAATGCCTTGTACCTGGCTTCCGTGGAGCAGTCTTCGGTGGACACATCTTACCAGGGATTGACCAAAGTGGctgacttgatcaagcagGACCAGAAAGTGGCTGATTTCTTGACTAACCCAGCCTTGGGCAGTGAGGACAGAAAGACCGTCATCGACACCATCTCCAAGTCTTTGTCCTTGGACAAGACCGTGCACAACTTCTTGGGCGTTTTGTCTGAAAACAACAGATTGGCCCAGTTTGACTCGATTTACAAGAACTTCGGCACTTTGTACGAGGCCTACCAGGgcgttgttgaagccagaATCACCTCAGCCAAGCCTTTGGACAACAAGACCTTGAAGAGGTTGCAGGCTGCCATCCAGAAGTCCTCTTTCGTTGGCGAGGGCAAGACCCTCAAGATCAACAGTTTGGTTTCTCCAGAGATCTTGGGTGGTTTGGTTGTTGAAGTGGGCGACAAGACCCTCGACTTGTCCATCTCCAGCAAGGTTGCCAAGTTGAACCAGACCTTGGGCGAGGCTTTGTAA